A genomic stretch from Clavelina lepadiformis chromosome 5, kaClaLepa1.1, whole genome shotgun sequence includes:
- the LOC143460241 gene encoding FYVE, RhoGEF and PH domain-containing protein 2-like isoform X2 produces MDKADGYPFTFDDANEVTKVCEALQIYEDNMSDVCRNTPGLTDDQFESEHKESTVMALQHLGDVPAALHQMLTELIELKLQRLRGQVENNKKLAMKNLTCVDAAMEICDDSNSNLKTRSNHSISSNGEAHTKLHFIAKELLSTEEVYVDTLHLIDQVFHKKLQAEALIRDIIPEAEVNKIFGHVSAIYQFHLKFLLPQIKERLDNWDNNPQIGDVMMQAGPFLKIYATYTQNYKESLKTLDHWLKKSKHFSYLVHSITTKTIYPSLPLQAHMVTPIQRIPRYRLLLVDYLTRLSEDALDKKEAEKALELISDVALHLNETLKLVERRKELVKKLQDLKNVDFDITEVFRNLLKEGSVKRLDNWEDKKSESYLYLLSDMLLDCSSIHKIPLNKSYKVRARIDLAGAQVFEVRAFDGSHGFCVHGIKESVEFATETSEESRNWMQAIKDAIEEYECRKNSFRISPSQTFENKPEFPSTSSSNSFEIKDEKIGKRCPRWIKDREASMCMICSKSFGSFRHKQHCRACGKVVCLDCSDQQHKLDYIPGETQKVCIDCHKMLNSRRKVDASEFAQNSLLADFLYFRETSNIRKMTEYWCFVPTNELKVYIFKEPRDLKEERIIDLKDCKISCCNECQEQTYCFKLEKEQSICFLATKDKKLAQKWLYLLSEGAEGRKLTEEDIKDAESKGPSLPTTTTRRLSFLERVATLRRRK; encoded by the exons ATGGACAAGGCAGATGGTTACCCGTTTACATTTGATG ATGCAAATGAAGTGACGAAAGTATGCGAAGCCTTGCAAATATACGAAGACAATATGTCAGAC GTTTGCAGAAATACGCCTGGTTTGACAGATGACCAGTTCGAGTCAGAACACAAAGAAAGCACAGTAATGGCATTGCAGCATTTAGGTGACGTACCTGCCGCTCTTCACCAAATGCTCACTGAACTAATTGAGTTAAAGCTGCAGAGGCTGAGGGGACAAgtggaaaacaacaaaaaactggCAATGAAAAACTTAACATGCGTAGATGCTGCAATG GAAATTTGTGATGACTCAAATTCAAATCTGAAAACAAGGTCTAACCACTCTATCTCGTCAAATGGTGAAGCCCATACAAAGTTACACTTCATAGCAAAAGAATTGCTTTCAACTGAGGAAGTGTACGTGGACACGCTACATCTAATAGATCAG GTTTTCCACAAAAAGTTGCAAGCAGAAGCACTTATAAGAGACATCATCCCAGAAGCTGAAGTAAACAAGATATTTGGTCATGTGTCTGCAATCTATCAATtccatttgaaatttcttCTTCCACAAATCAAAGAAAGACTTGATAACTG GGATAACAATCCACAAATCGGTGACGTAATGATGCAAGCAGGTCCATTCTTAAAGATCTATGCCACGTACACTCAGAATTACAAAGAATCGTTGAAAACTTTGGACCATTGGTTGAAAAAATCTAAGCATTTTTCTTACTTGGTGCATTCGATTACAACCAAAACTATTTATCCGTCTCTACCTCTTCAG GCACACATGGTGACTCCCATTCAGCGGATACCACGATACAGGTTGCTTCTTGTGGATTATCTTACGCGATTATCAGAGGATGCTTTAGATAAAAAAGAAGCAGAAAAAGCGTTGGAACTTATCTCAGATGTTGCTTTGCATTTGAACGAAACTTTAAAGCTTGTG GAAAGACGAAAAGAACTTGTAAAAAAACTGCAAGACTTGAAGAATGTGGATTTTGATATAACAGAAGTATTTAGAAATTTACTGAAAGAAGGCTCGGTAAAGCGACTGGACAATTGGGAGGACAAAAAATCCGAAAGTTATTTGTATTTG CTTAGTGACATGCTACTTGACTGCTCTTCCATTCATAAAATTCCACTCAACAAATCGTACAAAGTTCGAGCTAGAATCGATCTTGCGGGTGCACAGGTTTTTGAGGTCAGAGCCTTTGATGGCTCTCATGGATTCTGCGTGCACGGAATAAAAGAATCGGTGGAATTTGCAACTGA AACAAGTGAAGAAAGTCGGAATTGGATGCAAGCTATTAAAGATGCAATTGAAGAATACGAATGTAGAAAAAACTCTTTCAGAATATCCCCATCCCagacttttgaaaataaacctGAATTTCCATCTACCTCTTCAAGCAATTCTTTCGAGATCAAGGATGAAAAAATCGGGAAAAGATGTCCCCGCTGGATTAAAGATCGCGAAGCTTCAATGTGTATGATATGCTCCAAATCTTTCGGGTCGTTCAGACATAAGCAACATTGCAGGGCTTGCGGAAAA GTGGTGTGTCTTGACTGCAGCGACCAACAACACAAGCTTGACTACATACCTGGTGAAACACAAAAGGTTTGCATTGACTGCCACAAAATGTTGAATTCCAGGCGCAAG GTTGATGCTTCTGAATTTGCCCAGAACAGTTTGTTGGCTGACTTCCTCTATTTCCGTGAAACTTCAAATATACGAAAGATGACAGAATATTGGTGTTTTGTGCCCACAAACGAACTGAAAGTGTACATTTTTAAAGAACCCAGG GATCTCAAAGAAGAAAGAATAATTGATCTAAAAGATTGCAAGATTTCCTGCTGCAATGAATGCCAAGAACAAACATATTGCTTCAAGCTGGAGAAAGAGCAAAGCATTTGCTTCCTGGCAACTAAGGATAAGAAGCTTGCCCAGAAATGGTTGTATTTATTAAGTGAAGGTGCTGAAGGAAGAAAATTGACTGAAGAAGATATCAAAGATGCTGAAAGCAAAGGTCCTTCCTTGccgacaacaacaacaagaCGGCTGAGTTTCTTAGAGCGCGTTGCTACATTGAGAAGAAGAAAATAG
- the LOC143460241 gene encoding FYVE, RhoGEF and PH domain-containing protein 4-like isoform X4 produces the protein MLQCFQEICDDSNSNLKTRSNHSISSNGEAHTKLHFIAKELLSTEEVYVDTLHLIDQVFHKKLQAEALIRDIIPEAEVNKIFGHVSAIYQFHLKFLLPQIKERLDNWDNNPQIGDVMMQAGPFLKIYATYTQNYKESLKTLDHWLKKSKHFSYLVHSITTKTIYPSLPLQAHMVTPIQRIPRYRLLLVDYLTRLSEDALDKKEAEKALELISDVALHLNETLKLVERRKELVKKLQDLKNVDFDITEVFRNLLKEGSVKRLDNWEDKKSESYLYLLSDMLLDCSSIHKIPLNKSYKVRARIDLAGAQVFEVRAFDGSHGFCVHGIKESVEFATETSEESRNWMQAIKDAIEEYECRKNSFRISPSQTFENKPEFPSTSSSNSFEIKDEKIGKRCPRWIKDREASMCMICSKSFGSFRHKQHCRACGKVVCLDCSDQQHKLDYIPGETQKVCIDCHKMLNSRRKVDASEFAQNSLLADFLYFRETSNIRKMTEYWCFVPTNELKVYIFKEPRDLKEERIIDLKDCKISCCNECQEQTYCFKLEKEQSICFLATKDKKLAQKWLYLLSEGAEGRKLTEEDIKDAESKGPSLPTTTTRRLSFLERVATLRRRK, from the exons ATGCTGCAATG TTTTCAGGAAATTTGTGATGACTCAAATTCAAATCTGAAAACAAGGTCTAACCACTCTATCTCGTCAAATGGTGAAGCCCATACAAAGTTACACTTCATAGCAAAAGAATTGCTTTCAACTGAGGAAGTGTACGTGGACACGCTACATCTAATAGATCAG GTTTTCCACAAAAAGTTGCAAGCAGAAGCACTTATAAGAGACATCATCCCAGAAGCTGAAGTAAACAAGATATTTGGTCATGTGTCTGCAATCTATCAATtccatttgaaatttcttCTTCCACAAATCAAAGAAAGACTTGATAACTG GGATAACAATCCACAAATCGGTGACGTAATGATGCAAGCAGGTCCATTCTTAAAGATCTATGCCACGTACACTCAGAATTACAAAGAATCGTTGAAAACTTTGGACCATTGGTTGAAAAAATCTAAGCATTTTTCTTACTTGGTGCATTCGATTACAACCAAAACTATTTATCCGTCTCTACCTCTTCAG GCACACATGGTGACTCCCATTCAGCGGATACCACGATACAGGTTGCTTCTTGTGGATTATCTTACGCGATTATCAGAGGATGCTTTAGATAAAAAAGAAGCAGAAAAAGCGTTGGAACTTATCTCAGATGTTGCTTTGCATTTGAACGAAACTTTAAAGCTTGTG GAAAGACGAAAAGAACTTGTAAAAAAACTGCAAGACTTGAAGAATGTGGATTTTGATATAACAGAAGTATTTAGAAATTTACTGAAAGAAGGCTCGGTAAAGCGACTGGACAATTGGGAGGACAAAAAATCCGAAAGTTATTTGTATTTG CTTAGTGACATGCTACTTGACTGCTCTTCCATTCATAAAATTCCACTCAACAAATCGTACAAAGTTCGAGCTAGAATCGATCTTGCGGGTGCACAGGTTTTTGAGGTCAGAGCCTTTGATGGCTCTCATGGATTCTGCGTGCACGGAATAAAAGAATCGGTGGAATTTGCAACTGA AACAAGTGAAGAAAGTCGGAATTGGATGCAAGCTATTAAAGATGCAATTGAAGAATACGAATGTAGAAAAAACTCTTTCAGAATATCCCCATCCCagacttttgaaaataaacctGAATTTCCATCTACCTCTTCAAGCAATTCTTTCGAGATCAAGGATGAAAAAATCGGGAAAAGATGTCCCCGCTGGATTAAAGATCGCGAAGCTTCAATGTGTATGATATGCTCCAAATCTTTCGGGTCGTTCAGACATAAGCAACATTGCAGGGCTTGCGGAAAA GTGGTGTGTCTTGACTGCAGCGACCAACAACACAAGCTTGACTACATACCTGGTGAAACACAAAAGGTTTGCATTGACTGCCACAAAATGTTGAATTCCAGGCGCAAG GTTGATGCTTCTGAATTTGCCCAGAACAGTTTGTTGGCTGACTTCCTCTATTTCCGTGAAACTTCAAATATACGAAAGATGACAGAATATTGGTGTTTTGTGCCCACAAACGAACTGAAAGTGTACATTTTTAAAGAACCCAGG GATCTCAAAGAAGAAAGAATAATTGATCTAAAAGATTGCAAGATTTCCTGCTGCAATGAATGCCAAGAACAAACATATTGCTTCAAGCTGGAGAAAGAGCAAAGCATTTGCTTCCTGGCAACTAAGGATAAGAAGCTTGCCCAGAAATGGTTGTATTTATTAAGTGAAGGTGCTGAAGGAAGAAAATTGACTGAAGAAGATATCAAAGATGCTGAAAGCAAAGGTCCTTCCTTGccgacaacaacaacaagaCGGCTGAGTTTCTTAGAGCGCGTTGCTACATTGAGAAGAAGAAAATAG
- the LOC143460241 gene encoding FYVE, RhoGEF and PH domain-containing protein 2-like isoform X3, whose translation MLPSVKTTTAENAARSKILRTGHEGRRDEEEAVHLWNALRIYENNMASIYQKNPHLTDEGFSAAHKNSSAQAMGHLKDSCCFSPSVIGMLSDMIKVKRQRFKLDNSLEQTQNNTENFKKRLDTSVNTVKKEVHQANRTTGSNMVYKPSKLNDQKLKNIAEELLSSEIVYVKQLRQIDQVYYKKIQEASLTKKIIPEADVIKIFGHVTAIYQFHSNFLLPQLQERLKKWETNPRVGDVMMQAAPFMKMYALYTQNFDESSNLLKDWLTKSEDFALFISLIQLTQENPNLPLQSYMITPIQRIPRYELLLKDYLKRLPDDAMDRQEAESALALIADAAAHSNEILAFTEGRQKLNNTLENLSDVNFDITEASRELIKEGSIKRLDNWEDKQYDSQLYLFSDILLDCAPKFKVRRKRSYKVRNKVDLAGAEVCEITTCDSSYGFCVHGIKSSMEFATTSMEERQEWIDAIRKAIKVCERKKKSFKGRLQRANAWRRSSEPRPISDAQLGEQCPRWMKYREASKCMICENEFSALRRPKHHCRACAKIVCAECSEHQFRLEYSTSNELQKVCDLCHKILRKRIMVDPTQHTLLADYLGVSDKPRSKKETKYWCLISSEQPRLFFLKAPRDTEAERVIHLNKFQVACTRCQDGLFGFKLEQKENTYYLSTKDKEVFVKWNWVLTELAKGTPLIKEDIEVAAKQQYSLPWLTRFS comes from the exons atgTTACCAAGTGTGAAGACCACCACCGCGGAAAACGCAGCACGAAGCAAAATCCTTAGAACAGGACACGAAGGTCGAAG AGACGAAGAAGAAGCAGTACATTTGTGGAACGCCTTACGCATTTACGAAAACAATATGGCCAGC atttatcaaaaaaatccCCATTTGACAGATGAAGGATTTTCAGCAGCGCACAAAAACAGCTCCGCTCAGGCCATGGGTCATTTGAAAGATTCGTGCTGCTTTTCACCCAGCGTAATCGGCATGTTGTCAGATATGATCAAGGTTAAGCGTCAACGATTTAAATTGGACAACTCCTTGGAACAGACACAGAACAACACcgaaaacttcaaaaaaagaCTG GATACGTCTGTGAATACTGTCAAAAAAGAAGTTCATCAAGCTAATCGAACAACTGGTAGCAACATGGTTTACAAACCATCCAAGTTAAATgatcaaaaattgaaaaatatcgcAGAAGAACTGCTCTCAAGCGAAATAGTTTACGTCAAACAACTACGCCAAATAGACCAG gtatattacaaaaaaattcagGAAGCATCGTTGACCAAAAAAATCATTCCTGAGGCGGATGTTATCAAGATTTTTGGTCACGTGACTGCCATATATCAATTTCATTCCAACTTTCTACTTCCTCAGCTGCAAGAACGTCTGAAAAAAtg GGAAACAAACCCACGTGTAGGCGACGTGATGATGCAAGCAGCTCCCTTCATGAAAATGTATGCGCTGTACACACAAAACTTTGATGAATCTTCGAATCTGTTGAAGGATTGGCTCACAAAATCAGAagattttgcattgtttatctCATTGATACAACTTACACAAGAAAATCCAAACTTACCACTGCAG TCTTACATGATAACCCCCATACAACGGATACCTCGCTATGAATTGCTCCTCAAGGATTATCTTAAACGGTTACCGGATGATGCGATGGACAGACAGGAAGCCGAATCCGCCCTGGCTCTCATAGCTGATGCTGCCGCACACTCGAACGAAATCTTGGCATTCACA GAAGGTCGCCAAAAACTCAACAATACATTGGAAAATCTATCTGACGTCAACTTTGACATCACTGAGGCTTCCAGGGAGTTGATAAAAGAAGGATCCATAAAAAGACTGGACAACTGGGAAGATAAGCAATATGATAGTCAATTGTACTTG TTCAGCGACATATTATTGGATTGCGCTCCCAAGTTCAAAGTACGCCGAAAGAGGTCATACAAGGTTCGTAATAAAGTTGACCTTGCTGGAGCTGAAGTTTGCGAAATCACCACTTGTGACTCCTCGTATGGCTTTTGTGTACATGGAATAAAATCTTCAATGGAATTTGCGACAAC ATCCATGGAAGAAAGGCAAGAATGGATAGATGCAATTCGTAAAGCCATTAAGGTATGTGAGAGAAAGAAGAAATCATTTAAAGGGAGATTGCAGAGGGCGAATGCATGGAGACGAAGCAGTGAACCCCGGCCAATCAGCGATGCACAGCTTGGAGAACAATGTCCACGTTGGATGAAATATCGGGAAGCGTCAAAGTGCATGATTTGCGAAAACGAATTTTCGGCATTGCGTCGTCCTAAACATCATTGCAGAGCTTGTGCGAAG ATCGTCTGCGCAGAATGCAGTGAACATCAATTTCGTCTCGAATATTCGACCAGCAATGAACTTCAAAAAGTTTGTGACTTGTGCCACAAGATTTTGCGCAAAAGGATTATG gtCGATCCAACTCAGCATACCCTCTTGGCCGACTATCTGGGTGTGAGCGACAAACCTCGATCgaagaaagaaacaaaatattggtGTCTAATTTCGTCCGAGCAACCGAGGCTTTTCTTTCTCAAGGCACCCCGA gACACCGAAGCAGAAAGGGTGATACACCTCAACAAGTTCCAGGTTGCCTGCACCAGATGCCAAGATGGCCTATTTGGGTTTAAACtggaacaaaaagaaaatacatACTACCTGTCCACTAAAGATAAGGAGGTTTTTGTGAAATGGAACTGGGTTTTAACTGAACTAGCAAAGGGTACTCCCCTGATCAAAGAAGATATCGAAGTCGCCGCAAAGCAACAATATTCTTTGCCCTGGTTGACTCGATTTTCGTAA
- the LOC143460241 gene encoding FYVE, RhoGEF and PH domain-containing protein 4-like isoform X5 produces the protein MLPSVKTTTAENAARSKILRTGHEGRRDEEEAVHLWNALRIYENNMASIYQKNPHLTDEGFSAAHKNSSAQAMGHLKDSCCFSPSVIGMLSDMIKVKRQRFKLDNSLEQTQNNTENFKKRLDTSVNTVKKEVHQANRTTGSNMVYKPSKLNDQKLKNIAEELLSSEIVYVKQLRQIDQVYYKKIQEASLTKKIIPEADVIKIFGHVTAIYQFHSNFLLPQLQERLKKWETNPRVGDVMMQAAPFMKMYALYTQNFDESSNLLKDWLTKSEDFALFISLIQLTQENPNLPLQSYMITPIQRIPRYELLLKDYLKRLPDDAMDRQEAESALALIADAAAHSNEILAFTEGRQKLNNTLENLSDVNFDITEASRELIKEGSIKRLDNWEDKQYDSQLYLFSDILLDCAPKFKVRRKRSYKVRNKVDLAGAEVCEITTCDSSYGFCVHGIKSSMEFATTSMEERQEWIDAIRKAIKVCERKKKSFKGRLQRANAWRRSSEPRPISDAQLGEQCPRWMKYREASKCMICENEFSALRRPKHHCRACAKIVCAECSEHQFRLEYSTSNELQKVCDLCHKILRKRIMVTWRLHKSCLSRSIGYFFSLESV, from the exons atgTTACCAAGTGTGAAGACCACCACCGCGGAAAACGCAGCACGAAGCAAAATCCTTAGAACAGGACACGAAGGTCGAAG AGACGAAGAAGAAGCAGTACATTTGTGGAACGCCTTACGCATTTACGAAAACAATATGGCCAGC atttatcaaaaaaatccCCATTTGACAGATGAAGGATTTTCAGCAGCGCACAAAAACAGCTCCGCTCAGGCCATGGGTCATTTGAAAGATTCGTGCTGCTTTTCACCCAGCGTAATCGGCATGTTGTCAGATATGATCAAGGTTAAGCGTCAACGATTTAAATTGGACAACTCCTTGGAACAGACACAGAACAACACcgaaaacttcaaaaaaagaCTG GATACGTCTGTGAATACTGTCAAAAAAGAAGTTCATCAAGCTAATCGAACAACTGGTAGCAACATGGTTTACAAACCATCCAAGTTAAATgatcaaaaattgaaaaatatcgcAGAAGAACTGCTCTCAAGCGAAATAGTTTACGTCAAACAACTACGCCAAATAGACCAG gtatattacaaaaaaattcagGAAGCATCGTTGACCAAAAAAATCATTCCTGAGGCGGATGTTATCAAGATTTTTGGTCACGTGACTGCCATATATCAATTTCATTCCAACTTTCTACTTCCTCAGCTGCAAGAACGTCTGAAAAAAtg GGAAACAAACCCACGTGTAGGCGACGTGATGATGCAAGCAGCTCCCTTCATGAAAATGTATGCGCTGTACACACAAAACTTTGATGAATCTTCGAATCTGTTGAAGGATTGGCTCACAAAATCAGAagattttgcattgtttatctCATTGATACAACTTACACAAGAAAATCCAAACTTACCACTGCAG TCTTACATGATAACCCCCATACAACGGATACCTCGCTATGAATTGCTCCTCAAGGATTATCTTAAACGGTTACCGGATGATGCGATGGACAGACAGGAAGCCGAATCCGCCCTGGCTCTCATAGCTGATGCTGCCGCACACTCGAACGAAATCTTGGCATTCACA GAAGGTCGCCAAAAACTCAACAATACATTGGAAAATCTATCTGACGTCAACTTTGACATCACTGAGGCTTCCAGGGAGTTGATAAAAGAAGGATCCATAAAAAGACTGGACAACTGGGAAGATAAGCAATATGATAGTCAATTGTACTTG TTCAGCGACATATTATTGGATTGCGCTCCCAAGTTCAAAGTACGCCGAAAGAGGTCATACAAGGTTCGTAATAAAGTTGACCTTGCTGGAGCTGAAGTTTGCGAAATCACCACTTGTGACTCCTCGTATGGCTTTTGTGTACATGGAATAAAATCTTCAATGGAATTTGCGACAAC ATCCATGGAAGAAAGGCAAGAATGGATAGATGCAATTCGTAAAGCCATTAAGGTATGTGAGAGAAAGAAGAAATCATTTAAAGGGAGATTGCAGAGGGCGAATGCATGGAGACGAAGCAGTGAACCCCGGCCAATCAGCGATGCACAGCTTGGAGAACAATGTCCACGTTGGATGAAATATCGGGAAGCGTCAAAGTGCATGATTTGCGAAAACGAATTTTCGGCATTGCGTCGTCCTAAACATCATTGCAGAGCTTGTGCGAAG ATCGTCTGCGCAGAATGCAGTGAACATCAATTTCGTCTCGAATATTCGACCAGCAATGAACTTCAAAAAGTTTGTGACTTGTGCCACAAGATTTTGCGCAAAAGGATTATGGTAACTTGGCGTTTACATAAAAGCTGCTTATCACGCTCAATTGGATATTTCTTTTCTCTGGAATCTGTTTAG
- the LOC143460241 gene encoding FYVE, RhoGEF and PH domain-containing protein 2-like isoform X1: MLPSVKTTTAENAARSKILRTGHEGRRDEEEAVHLWNALRIYENNMASIYQKNPHLTDEGFSAAHKNSSAQAMGHLKDSCCFSPSVIGMLSDMIKVKRQRFKLDNSLEQTQNNTENFKKRLDTSVNTVKKEVHQANRTTGSNMVYKPSKLNDQKLKNIAEELLSSEIVYVKQLRQIDQVYYKKIQEASLTKKIIPEADVIKIFGHVTAIYQFHSNFLLPQLQERLKKWETNPRVGDVMMQAAPFMKMYALYTQNFDESSNLLKDWLTKSEDFALFISLIQLTQENPNLPLQSYMITPIQRIPRYELLLKDYLKRLPDDAMDRQEAESALALIADAAAHSNEILAFTEGRQKLNNTLENLSDVNFDITEASRELIKEGSIKRLDNWEDKQYDSQLYLFSDILLDCAPKFKVRRKRSYKVRNKVDLAGAEVCEITTCDSSYGFCVHGIKSSMEFATTSPEERQEWIDAIRKAIKECDRKKRSFKGKLHRQNTVRRCSEPHAVSDEMLGKQCPRWIKYREVSKCMICRREFSTFRRAKYYCGACAKIVCAECSEHQSSLEYSTSNELEKVCDLCHKILNDNFAVDPTHKHNLLADYLYVSDKPRAKKETKYWCLISSEQPILYFLRAPRDTKAEKMIHLNKFQVACTRCQGGVFGFKLERKDNIYYLSTKDKEVFMKWNWVLTELANGTPLIKDDIEAAAKQQYSSPWSARFHKQV; encoded by the exons atgTTACCAAGTGTGAAGACCACCACCGCGGAAAACGCAGCACGAAGCAAAATCCTTAGAACAGGACACGAAGGTCGAAG AGACGAAGAAGAAGCAGTACATTTGTGGAACGCCTTACGCATTTACGAAAACAATATGGCCAGC atttatcaaaaaaatccCCATTTGACAGATGAAGGATTTTCAGCAGCGCACAAAAACAGCTCCGCTCAGGCCATGGGTCATTTGAAAGATTCGTGCTGCTTTTCACCCAGCGTAATCGGCATGTTGTCAGATATGATCAAGGTTAAGCGTCAACGATTTAAATTGGACAACTCCTTGGAACAGACACAGAACAACACcgaaaacttcaaaaaaagaCTG GATACGTCTGTGAATACTGTCAAAAAAGAAGTTCATCAAGCTAATCGAACAACTGGTAGCAACATGGTTTACAAACCATCCAAGTTAAATgatcaaaaattgaaaaatatcgcAGAAGAACTGCTCTCAAGCGAAATAGTTTACGTCAAACAACTACGCCAAATAGACCAG gtatattacaaaaaaattcagGAAGCATCGTTGACCAAAAAAATCATTCCTGAGGCGGATGTTATCAAGATTTTTGGTCACGTGACTGCCATATATCAATTTCATTCCAACTTTCTACTTCCTCAGCTGCAAGAACGTCTGAAAAAAtg GGAAACAAACCCACGTGTAGGCGACGTGATGATGCAAGCAGCTCCCTTCATGAAAATGTATGCGCTGTACACACAAAACTTTGATGAATCTTCGAATCTGTTGAAGGATTGGCTCACAAAATCAGAagattttgcattgtttatctCATTGATACAACTTACACAAGAAAATCCAAACTTACCACTGCAG TCTTACATGATAACCCCCATACAACGGATACCTCGCTATGAATTGCTCCTCAAGGATTATCTTAAACGGTTACCGGATGATGCGATGGACAGACAGGAAGCCGAATCCGCCCTGGCTCTCATAGCTGATGCTGCCGCACACTCGAACGAAATCTTGGCATTCACA GAAGGTCGCCAAAAACTCAACAATACATTGGAAAATCTATCTGACGTCAACTTTGACATCACTGAGGCTTCCAGGGAGTTGATAAAAGAAGGATCCATAAAAAGACTGGACAACTGGGAAGATAAGCAATATGATAGTCAATTGTACTTG TTCAGCGACATATTATTGGATTGCGCTCCCAAGTTCAAAGTACGCCGAAAGAGGTCATACAAGGTTCGTAATAAAGTTGACCTTGCTGGAGCTGAAGTTTGCGAAATCACCACTTGTGACTCCTCGTATGGCTTTTGTGTACATGGAATAAAATCTTCAATGGAATTTGCGACAAC ATCCCCGGAAGAAAGGCAAGAATGGATAGATGCAATTCGTAAAGCGATTAAAGAATGTGACAGAAAAAAGAGATCCTTCAAAGGCAAACTGCACAGACAGAACACAGTGAGACGTTGTAGTGAACCTCATGCAGTCAGTGATGAGATGCTTGGAAAGCAATGTCCGCGATGGATAAAATATCGAGAAGTGTCAAAATGCATGATTTGCAGAAGAGAGTTTTCGACGTTTCGCCGTGCAAAGTATTACTGTGGAGCTTGTGCAAAG ATCGTCTGTGCAGAATGCAGTGAACACCAATCTAGTCTCGAATATTCGACCAGCAATGAACTTGAAAAAGTTTGTGACTTATGTCACAAGATCTTGAACGACAACTTTGCG GTGGATCCAACTCATAAGCATAACCTTTTGGCCGACTATCTTTATGTCAGCGATAAACCTCGcgcaaaaaaagaaacaaaatattggtGTCTAATCTCGTCCGAGCAGCCGATTCTCTATTTTCTCAGGGCACCTCgg GACACTAAAGCAGAAAAAATGATACACCTCAACAAGTTCCAGGTTGCCTGCACTAGATGCCAAGGTGGCGTATTTGGGTTTAAACTGGAACGAAAAGACAACATCTACTACCTGTCCACTAAAGATAAGGAGGTTTTTATGAAATGGAACTGGGTTTTAACTGAACTAGCAAACGGTACTCCCCTGATCAAAGACGATATCGAAGCCGCCGCAAAGCAACAATATTCTTCGCCCTGGTCCGCTCGGTTTCACAAACAAGTGTGA